ATTTGATATGACTTATTGGATGCAGAGTTCAGGCCAACAAGTTGGGCCTTCGTGGACCGTGTGAAAAAGAGTATCTAGTTAGTTATATTAATATCCTGCGCATATGGAAGCGTGCATATGGCgatagttatatatatatatatatatatatatatatatatatatatatatatatatatatatatatatatatatacacaccatTATTAGACCAAGTTCAGTGGAAGCGTGCATATGGCGATACTGTTCATATTCATAGAGTGGAGTTTGAAAGTCTTAATTATACGCAGACATTGTTGTGCCCGGTAGGGTAGGCTCACAGCAAGAGGGCCGAGGAACAAATCACCAAGTTGTCCAAGTTGATAAAATGCTAAGAATCTACAGTGAGATCCATGACGTACTCGCGTCACTGAATCGAGACGCCAATCAAAGGATCACGCGCCCAAATTAAACCTCCTCATCCCGCACACGGTTTCACACGTGGTCAACAATGGCTGGCTACCTCCTATCATATCATATCATATATCGCCCTGCtttcctcctctcttcttcAATTCGCCACTTGAACGAACAAGACAATCTCGCGTGCTGTCCTGTACCTGAACGATTATTGACCTCCTGGTCTATCGTCACCAGCGCAGCACCACGCGTTCAcaatctctctctatatatacatatgtCCTCTCTTCTTAAAATTATCAAAGTCGCAAGACATGCCTGCAGAGataaatacatacatacatacatacccTGCAGCCATCAGAAATATATTAAACCTCGCTCGCAACCATTCACCATGCCTGCTCGTCCAGCGCACTACTACATTCTACGGCTCGGGCTTCTCCTCGTCTCCGCCTCCCTGCTGCTGCACACCCCTACACCGTGCTTCGCTGCCGCGAACGACACTCTCGCGGCAGACCAGGCGCTCGCCGTCGGCGACAGGCTCGTCTCGAGGAACGGCAAGTTCGCGCTCGGCTTCTTCTCGTCCGGCAACATCAGTGAGTCTGCGTCCTCCTCATCAGACAAcaacagcaccaccaccaccacccttgtCACCAACTGGTACCTAGGCATATGGTTCAACAAGATCCCAGTTTTCACCCCGGTGTGGATTGCCAACCGGGACGAGCCCTTCACTCACCCTGACAACAACCTCAAGCTGAAAATTAGGCTGGAGATCGCTAGAGACGGCAACCTTGTTGTCCTAGACATGGGTGCGGCTAATAAAACCCTAGTTTGGTCGAGTGAGATCACCAACGCATCCAAGAACAGCGACAACACCGTTGCTGTGCTCACCCGCACTGGGAACCTTGTCATACAGCATGCCACGGACCCGTCTCAGGTCTGGTGGCAGAGCTTTGACTACCCAACAGACGTCTTCCTCCCTGGTTCCAAGCTTGGTAGGAACAAGATCACTGGTCTGAACCGTGTGTTCGTCTCGAAGAAGAACCGGATCGACCCGTCCCGTGGCTCGTACTGTGTCGGGGTAGACGCAAGGTTTAACCAGGGGATTATCCTCTACCACTGCTCCTCATCTGTAGTTTTCTGGGCATCCGGGACGTTCTCCCTGCCGAATGTGGATCCCAGCGACAGTGGCTTCATCAGCTACAACCAGATCGACAACAGTCAGGAACAGTACTACATCTATACCATACCCAATGACACACTCTCTGTGTACACTGCGGTAGAGACTTCTGGCCAGATAAAGGGGCGTGTTTGGGTGGAGAACAACCAGTCCTGGGCCTGGCAGGAGTTTTACACCCAGCCCATGAATCCTTGCAGTGTTCAGGCTGCCTGTGGGCCTTTCACGGTCTGCACCAGCAACGACAATGCCAATATGTCATGTGACTGTATGAAGGGCTTCTCTGTCGAGTCACCCGGGGAGTGGGATCTTGGTGATAGAGCGGGAGGGTGCAGGAGAAACAATCCACTAGATTGCTCAACAGACAAGTTCTTGCCCATACCTGATGTTGCACTGGCCTATAACCCTGTGCCCATGAAGGTGACTGATGCTGATGACTGCTGGCAAGTTTGTGCCAGTGACTGCTCTTGCACTGCTTATTCCTACACTAGCAGTGGATGCTCTGTCTGGAATGGAGGATTGCTCAATACTGCAGCGGCGAGTACAGCTGGTGACATTCTCTACCTTCGCGTTTCCGCCAAGGATTTGCAAGCTTTGAGAGATAACAAAAAGGGGTTATATGTTGGAGTTGCTATTGCCGCAAGCGTTGCTGGGTCTGGGACAATTGTGCTCCTACTATTGTTCATTGTCTGGAGGAGAAACAGGGACTACAGTCTTCAATCAAGCACCACCCAGGATGCTGCTGGGATTAGAACCTTCAGATACAGTTATTTGCGTCATGGTACAAAAAATTTCTCTGAGAGGCTAGGAGCAGGTGGATTTGGATCAGTATACAAAGGGCTTCTAAGTGACTCCATTACCATAGCAGTGAAAAGATTAGATGGTGCTCGTCAGGGAGAGAAGCAGTTCAGGGCTGAGGTTAGTTCCATAGGTTTGATCCAGCATATCAACCTAGTAAAATTAATTGGTTTCTGTTGTGAAAGCGACAAGAGGTTACTAGTGTATGAGCACATGTTAAATGGTTCTCTTGAGGCTCATCTCTTTAATAATAGCAGTGACGGCATCGTCCTAGATTGGAGCACACGGTGCCAAATTGCCACAGGAGTTGCTAGAGGACTGTCCTACTTGCATGAGGGTTGCCGTGAGTGCATCATACATTGTGACATCAAGCCAGAAAATATACTTCTCGACGCGTCGTTTGTTCCTAAAATTGCAGATTTTGGGATGGCAGCAATTGTAGGAAGGGATTTCAGCCGTGTCCTGACTACATTTAGAGGAACCGTTGGGTACCTCGCCCCGGAGTGGATCAGTGGAGAAGCTATTACTCAGAAAGTTGATGTCTATAGCTTTGGAATGGTGCTGTTGGAAATCGTATCAGGAAGGAGAAATTCGCCTGAAGTGTACACTACTAGCAGTTTCCACATTTCTTATTTCCCTGTGCAAGCCATCTGTATGCTTCATGCTGGAGATATGAGCAGCTTGGTGGATCCACAACTGCATGGAGATTTCAGATTGGAAGAGGCTATAAGGGCATGCAAAGTTGCATTTTGGTGTATCCAAGATAATGAATTTGATCGGCCGACAATGGGTGAAGTGGTTCGAGCACTTGAGGGTCTACATGAGCTTGATATGCCGCCGATGCCAAGACAACTTGCAGCTATAACAAAAAATGCTAGCTAGCTGTGGTGCATTAGTTTTTCTCCTATATAATTTGAATCAATGAGAGTATGCAACTACATGCAGTTGCAAAATGTAACACATATGGTAATTGGTACATGAGTTTTCTCGTTCTCTTTGTTTCTCCTCTTTGTGTAACAATGGCACACAATTATTATGCAAAAGGATCACACCATACAAAAATATTTGTTCTGGTGAATGGTGAGTTTCACTGGCCCGGATCGAGACCATCATCGCTACTGTCAGTTTTGATAGCTAAATAAGCTCTCTGTTATCCTATTGCTATTTTTGCTTTACCACTTTAGTGGGTGAGTTGGTGCCTATATAAGCACAGTATCCCCGCCGACCCCTGTAACCGGGAACAGAACTCCTCTGTTTTTCGATTCAATCAAGCGGCCTCTGGTCAAGCTGACCTCCGGCCTTTCCCCCGACCTCCGATGTGTGTGGGAACTGGGCAACAATTGGTACCAGAGCCTAGGGTTTTAGTGCTtttcccccaccgccgccgccaccgccatcgccATGTCGACCTTCAGCTCGAGAGCACACCGGCTCAAATACGCCACCAAGGCccctggcgcggcggcgacgccgccgccgcgcaggcgcgCAAAGCGCATCTCGAGGCCGCTGAGGCAGCCGCCGCCCAAGCGGCGCAGGCAGCTCAGGCTGCAGCGGCCGCGGCCAAGGCCGCGGTGGATGCCGCTGCTGCACTGCGAACGGAgatcgacgacgaggaggaggtggaggctgagGATTCCGGTGGATCGCACCAGTCGAAGAACCGCCACCGCCGACCTTCGCCGTCTCCACCACGACGTCGCGAGAGGCGCGGGCATTCGCCGGCTGTGCTGATCTACCGTGAGATCGGGGGCGGGTGGCCGATGCTCACGCGGTCGAACTACTACGAGTGGAGTCTCCTCATGAAGGTCATGTTGCAGGCGCACTTCCTTTGGGACGCCATGAAGTTCTACGACGTCGACTACGAGCAGGATCGCCGGGCGCTGGAGGCCATCTGCGCCGCCGTTCCGCCGGAGATTGGCGCCACCATTGCCAACAAGCCAACCGCCAAGCTCGTTTGGGAGGCGATTGAGGTCAGGCACGTTGGGAGCGACCGCGTTCATCGCGCCGCACTCCAGCGCCTCAGGGGTGAGTGGGAAGGTCTCACCTTTTGCCCCGACGAGCAAGTTGAAAACTTTGCCGTCCACCTCACCAACCTGATGGAGCAGATGGTGCGCAACGGCGACATTGACCTCAATGAGGAGCACGCCATGGAGAAATTTCTCCGATGCATGCCTAAGAGGTACGAGCAACTGGTCTTCTCGATCGAGACCCTTCTCACCCTCTAGGATCTCTCCATCGACGATGTTGCCGGGCGGTTCAAGGTGGTCAAGGACCGCGAGCGCGTGTCGGAGTCAGAGCAGGGCAAGCTGCTGTACTCTGAGCAGCGGCGCACCGACAGCAAGAAGGGGGATCATGCCGCTACGTCCAAGGACGGCCAGGAGCGGCGTCGTCATCCCCGCGGTAGCAAGAAGACCATGCACAAAGGGGACCGCGCCGGAGGCGTGGCCGACCCCGGCAGCGGACGCAGAGCGGGTCGTGACGACACCTGCCACAACTGCAACCGCGCCGGGAACTGGGCTAAGGATTGCCCCGAGCCATGGTGAAATCGCGGTACGGCACACGTCGCAGAGGGAGACGTCGACCCCGGCCTCTTCCTCGCGCACGGCATCGTCGAGCTCGACGAGCCACGCTCCTGTGTCACCCTGAACACCGCCGCAGAAGAGGAGATCGGCAGGTGGTACCTCGACAGCGGCGCAACCTACCACGTGACCGGACATCGCGAGCGCTTCACCGATCTCAATGGCGACGTGCGCGGCTTGGTGCAGTTCGGCGATGCGTCCATGGTGGCCATCCAGGGCGTCGGCTCCATTGCGTTTGAGGGCCAGAACGGCGAGCAATGGGTGTTGAACGGCGTCTTCTACATCCCGCGCTCCAGAGCTCCATCCTGAGTCTCGGGCGGCTGGACAAGGACGGCTTGGAGGTGAAGATCAAGGATGGCGGACTGAGAGTCTGGGATCAGCGCGGACAACTCATGCTCAAGGTCCTGCGCAGCCCCAACTTCCTCTACATCCATCACTTCAACGCGGCCAAGCCTCGGCGTCCTGCGCAAGCCGGGGGTCAGGAGCCCTGCCTCACCCGACTCCTGCGAACGTCCGCCTCGCCCAACCTTGACCCCTGTAGGAGGAGTTCCACCTTGCCCGACCCCGACCTCTACGGAAGGGGTCCGCCTAGCCCAACCCCTGTAGGAGGTGGTCCGTCTCGCCCGACCCCGACCCCTGCAGGCGGTGGTCCGTCTCGCCCGGCCCCGACCCCTACGGGAGAAAGTCCGTCTCGCCCGAACCCAACCCGTGCAGGAGGTGGTCCACCTCGCCCGACCCCGACCACTGCAGGAGGtggtccgcctcgcccgaccccgacCCCTGCAGGAGGTGGTCCGTCTCGCTCGGCCCCGACCCCTACGGGAGGagttccgcctcgcccgaccccgacCCATGTGGAAGGGGTTCACCTCGCCCGACCTCGGCGTGTGAGGTCCGCGTGCAAGGGAGATCAAGCGCGGCTGTGGCATGAGCGCTATGGCCACCTGCACTTCAACATCCTGCACAAGCTGTGCAAGGAAGACATGGTGCGCGGGATGCTAGTGATCAAGCATGACGGCCATCTCTGCGACACCTGCGTCGTCAACAAGCCGAGGCGTTCTCCCTTCCTCGCTCAGGCTCAGTACCGCGCGCAGGAGCCGCTCGAGCTGATGCATGGCGACCTGTGCGGGCTGGTGACGCCTGCGACACCCGGCAGGAGGCGTTTCTTCTTGCTGCTGGTGGATGAAACCACGTGCTTCATGTGGGTGTCGCTGCTGACTACTAAGTTGGCCACAACGGTGGCCATCAAGCGCACCCGGGTGGAGGCAGAGAAGGCGTGCGGGCGCAAGCTGCGTGTGCTTCTCACCGACAACGGCCGGGAGTTCACCGCCACTGAGTTCGCCGACTACTGCGCCGACGATGGCATCACGCATCACTACTCCACTCCATACTCGCCACAGCAAAACGGCATAGTAGAGAGGAGGAACCAAACCGTGATGGGCATGGTGTGGGCCTTGCTGAAGCAGCGAGGCATGCCGATGAAGTTCTGGGGCGAAGTGGTGGTGACAGCGGTTCATCTGCTGAACCGGTCGCCGACCAAGAGCTTGCAGGGCACGACCCCGTACGAGGCATGGTATGGGCGTGCTCCAGCGGTGGCGCACCTGCGTGTCTTCGGCTGCCTCTTTTTCGTCAAGGAGCTGAACCAGGTGCGTAAGCTTGATGATCACAGTAGGCCAGGGGTGTTCCTCGGGTACGCCGACGGCGCCAAGGCCTACCGCGTCTACGACCTAGTGTCCCGGCGCGTGATCGTGTTGTGCGAAGTCGTCTTCGATGAGACGCATTGCTGGGACTGGAGCAAGAGCATCGACCATGCGGCGTCACTAGCGGAGGAGCTTGTCTTCGACTACGAGCTGATCGACGCCGACACGTCGGGAGCGGCCTCCGCCCGACACACTCTCCAGCTCCGGGGGAGACTGGGAGTGCAACGTCGGCCCCACCAACCCCTACTTCTGCATTGGCACCTGCGTCCTCTGCTTCTGCGCCGACCCCTGCGTCCCCTGCTTCTGCACCGACCCCTGCGTCCCCTGCTTCGGCGACACCGGGAGCGGCCGGGCAAACTCAAATCGAGTTAGCCACGCCActggaggatgacgaggagcgTCTGGACACATCCTAAGCCGGCGAGCCCCTCCAGTACCGGAGGATCGACAACATCCTTGGCACAGAGCTACATCTGACGCATGCCGGTGAACCAACCACGCGTGCTGAAGCGCAAGGCGATCCGGCGTGGCGTGAGGCGATGCTGCTAGAGCTCGAGTCCGTGGAGAGGAACTGGACTTGGGAGCTCATAGATCTGCCAGCCGGCCACCACCCAATCTCTCTGAAATGTGTTTTCAAGCTCAAGAAGGATGAGAAGGGCGCCGTCATCAAGCACAAGGCACGGCTGGTGGCGCGGGGCTTCGTCCAGCAGGAGGGGATCGACAACGACGACGCATTCGCGCCAGTGGTGAGGATGGAGTCCGTTCGGGTTCTCCTTGCACTGGCAGCCCAAGAAGGATGGAGCGTGCACCACATGGACGTGAAGTCCGCCTTCCTCAACGGCGACCTCAAGGAGGAGGTGTAGCTGTATGGGCTCAGACATGCGCCGTAGGCCTGGAATGCGAAGCTGGATGCGACGCTCAAGGAGATGGGCTTCCAGCAGAGCGCGCACAAGGCGGCGATGTATCGGCGGGGCATAGGGTGTGATGTCCTGCTGGTCGGGgtctacgtcgacgacctcATCATCGCCGGTGCGGATGCAAAGGAGGTGGAGAAGTTCAAAGCGGCCATGAAGCAGAGGTTCGACATGAGCGACCTCGGGCTATTGAACTtctacctcggcatcgaggtgCGCTAGGACGCCAGCGGCATCACGCTTCGTCAAGCACACTACGCCGAGCGCATTCTGGACCTCGGCGACATGGCGGGCTGCAACCCCGCCCACATGCTGATGGAGGAGAAGCTCAAGCTCAGCCGTGACAGTGAAGCAGAGGAGGTCGATACGACTCACTATCGTCGGCTGGTGGGCAGTCTCCGCTATCTGGTCCATACCCGGCCCGACCTGGCGTTCGCGGTCGGGTATGTGAGCCGATTCATGGAGCGGCCGACGGTGGAGCACCTGCAAGCCATCAAGCGCGTCCTCCGCTACGTGGCTGGGACGCTAGACTGTGGTCTGCACTACAAGCGTGCCTCCGATGCGATGCGCTACATCGGCTACTGCGacagcgacctcgccggcgacgtcgacACAAGCAAGAGCACCAGTGGGACGATGTTCTTCCTCGGTGATTGCTTGGTCTACTGGCAATTGACCAAGCAAAAGGTGGTTGCACTGTCGAGCTATGAAGCAGAATACATCGCCGCCGCTTCAGCTGCCACACAAGGGCTGTGGCTGTCCAGGCTGCTCGAGGAGCTGCTGGGCAGCAAGGTggatgtggtggagctcaagatGGACAGCAAGTCTGCCTTAGCCCTGACCAAGAATCCAGTCTTCCATGGcaggagcaagcacatccggaTCAAGTACCACTTCATCAGGGATTGCCTGGAAGAAGGGAGCATCAAGGCCGACCACATATCCACTACTGATCAGCTGGCCGACATTGTTACCAAGTCTCTAGGCAAGACCAAGTTCCaggagatgaggaagaagatcgGGCTGAAGCAGATCACTCAGCACTAGGTTTAGGGGGAGATTGATAGCTAAATAAGCTCTCTGTAATCCTATTGCTGTTTTTGCTTTACCACTTTAGTGGGTGAGCTAGTGCCTATATAAGCATAGCATCCCCGCCGACCCCTGTAACCAGGAACAGAACTCTTCTGTTTTTCGATTCAATCAAGCAGCCTCTGGTCAAGCTGACCTCCGGTCTTTCCCCTGACCtccggtgtgtgtgtgtgggaactGGGCAACAAGTTTCTCTGGCCTCACACACAGTACTAAAAAAGCAGGTCCAGATAAAGCTCCCTAAGCTTCAGCATAGCTCCTTGCTGAAACACCACAGGCTGTACAAATCCCCAGAGCTTGCAGTGTTCCAGGAACGGAAAAGAACCAGCACCTACAGTGAACCACACAAGGATTTCAAGGCTCTCATGGTCCACCTCCAGATTGAGAGAACGGAGGTCCACCTCCATAACGAGAGAACGGAGAGCTGGCAATCTCCCATGGATGTCGAGGTCCCCTTTGTTGCAGCTCCATACCATTTAGTACTTTAACAAAGTTTTCTTCACTTGACAAGGAGCGGATAAGATCGAGCACCGTATCGTGTGCACCGCATTCATACATGGGTGTGGATTATGCTTCTATTTATGAGATCATTGAAGTAAATCTCTCCGGCTTCAAATAGACTCTATAAAACGAACTTTGTCAATTTTATAATTTTCTGGAAACACACTTAGATATAATAAACAAGTCCTTAGATGGGATGGCATATCATAATAGCTAAGTGACAAGATCATTCTCATGTTGCTCACATCTAGACTATCCTCCAATCCAGTGCCAAGAGAGTTGCACACCTTAGaccactttattttatttcctcaTTTGGTAGCCAATAAACTAGCTATTGTAATGATAGCCAAGGGTACACCAACACATTTCTTTAGTATTCTATCAAATACATTGGCCAGCTGCTCATTAGGACATTTGCCTGTCTTCATTGCCAAATATATTCTTCGATACAGTAATTTTTTATTTGGAGATGTGGAAGCAAAGAGGTTTCAGCTTATAAGCACCACCAATTTGTTCGGCGACATTGAAACTATGGGTAGTTGTGATAATTCTGTATCCACCATTATCATCAGGGAGTGCACATCTTATCATTTTCCAAACTGAAACATCCCATATGACATCAAGAACAATGAAATATCTGTGCAATGGCAACACAAAAACCATGCATTGTTAACTAATTGAGGTAGATAGGGTCTATCTCTGGTGATGGGCAGTTACGCACATACACTATTTATATTAAGTTGAGCATATGGCTATTAGATTACTGTAGGATCGATATATGTAAACCACGGCAACCAAAGGGGGTGAATAGTTGCGGAAgctaaaaataatttctaaCACTCCCCAAAATCCGAAAAGGAAATATATCTCGTTTTTCAATTTCGGACAGAACACCAGCACGTTAGTAAAACGAATCTCCAAAAATATCCGTAACTTCAATAAATCTGAAATTGTAACTGAATAAACTAGATAAAATTTCACAACTAACCCAATCGGATGTTTAGAACTCGAGATATAAAAATAGCAAACGCACTGTCCAGAAAGTAACGAGAATTAACTAAGCCAAGATTAACAAGAATTAAGAAAAATTAATCAATCAAATTTCTCAGAACACTAGATTGATGCCCTAGCAAGGTTCTAGATGGATCAATCAACTCAAGACTTAAAAACGAGTAATCAATCTATAACCAAAAGATAGACGTGCAAATATCAAGCTGAAAGAAGGAATGAGATTACCAACATGTCGATTTGCGAAAGCTTAATCTTTATTGCATCAATCGTGTTTATAAGACGCCGCATAGAAGCATCACCAAAAGGATTTCTCTAAAATCCCAAAACCCTAAAAAAAC
This genomic interval from Panicum virgatum strain AP13 chromosome 8K, P.virgatum_v5, whole genome shotgun sequence contains the following:
- the LOC120644025 gene encoding G-type lectin S-receptor-like serine/threonine-protein kinase At2g19130 codes for the protein MPARPAHYYILRLGLLLVSASLLLHTPTPCFAAANDTLAADQALAVGDRLVSRNGKFALGFFSSGNISESASSSSDNNSTTTTTLVTNWYLGIWFNKIPVFTPVWIANRDEPFTHPDNNLKLKIRLEIARDGNLVVLDMGAANKTLVWSSEITNASKNSDNTVAVLTRTGNLVIQHATDPSQVWWQSFDYPTDVFLPGSKLGRNKITGLNRVFVSKKNRIDPSRGSYCVGVDARFNQGIILYHCSSSVVFWASGTFSLPNVDPSDSGFISYNQIDNSQEQYYIYTIPNDTLSVYTAVETSGQIKGRVWVENNQSWAWQEFYTQPMNPCSVQAACGPFTVCTSNDNANMSCDCMKGFSVESPGEWDLGDRAGGCRRNNPLDCSTDKFLPIPDVALAYNPVPMKVTDADDCWQVCASDCSCTAYSYTSSGCSVWNGGLLNTAAASTAGDILYLRVSAKDLQALRDNKKGLYVGVAIAASVAGSGTIVLLLLFIVWRRNRDYSLQSSTTQDAAGIRTFRYSYLRHGTKNFSERLGAGGFGSVYKGLLSDSITIAVKRLDGARQGEKQFRAEVSSIGLIQHINLVKLIGFCCESDKRLLVYEHMLNGSLEAHLFNNSSDGIVLDWSTRCQIATGVARGLSYLHEGCRECIIHCDIKPENILLDASFVPKIADFGMAAIVGRDFSRVLTTFRGTVGYLAPEWISGEAITQKVDVYSFGMVLLEIVSGRRNSPEVYTTSSFHISYFPVQAICMLHAGDMSSLVDPQLHGDFRLEEAIRACKVAFWCIQDNEFDRPTMGEVVRALEGLHELDMPPMPRQLAAITKNAS
- the LOC120645487 gene encoding secreted RxLR effector protein 161-like; amino-acid sequence: MAGCNPAHMLMEEKLKLSRDSEAEEVDTTHYRRLVGSLRYLVHTRPDLAFAVGYVSRFMERPTVEHLQAIKRVLRYVAGTLDCGLHYKRASDAMRYIGYCDSDLAGDVDTSKSTSGTMFFLGDCLVYWQLTKQKVVALSSYEAEYIAAASAATQGLWLSRLLEELLGSKVDVVELKMDSKSALALTKNPVFHGRSKHIRIKYHFIRDCLEEGSIKADHISTTDQLADIVTKSLGKTKFQEMRKKIGLKQITQH